Genomic window (ANME-2 cluster archaeon):
TCATGTCCCTGGTACGTATAATAGACCTTGCGAGGACAATTCAAATAATTGCTGATATCCGAAACCCTGACATGATCATCGATATTTACTGACATAATATTCAATATTCATTGACCTTTCAAACTACTCAATGTGAATTTCAATGATTGGCTAATAATATTTTAAGATTGTCTTTTTTCATGCAAAACCATTATATTTGATTAAAATTACAATAGGTAACCCAGTAATACGTTTTAGATAAATCGTATTACTTGAATGGAAATCAACCATTTCACGAGGAATTACATGACTGAGAAAATCGGAATACTGGCACTGGGACATGGAAGCAAGCTCCCACACAATAAAGAAGTAGTAACCGGAGTTGCCAACCTTATCGCTGAGAAATATGAAAATGCGGTTGTCAGGGTCGGATTCATGAACATGAACGGCCCAACCATGGACGAGGGACTGAAAGCCTTTGAGGGTACCGGAGTATCCACCATCGTGGCAGTGCCAATATTCCTGGCACACGGTGTACATACCACAGAAGACATTCCCCAGATACTGGGTATCAGCCGTGAAGACCGCAAGACCACCATCCAGCTCAACGGCAATGATATTACCCTGGTATATGCCGAGCCCCTGGGTGCCGACCCGCTGATAGCAGAACTGGCATACAAGAGGGCACTGGAAGCACTGGATTAACAGCCATGCTGTTCGATGACAAAGATGTCACCGTGCTGGATCTGACCCACGGCGGCATTCCCCTGGCGCAGCACATCGCAAAATATGCACACAGTGTTACAGCCGTTGATGTATATGGCACCACTGATGAGGGTGTCCTGGCCGGGCTCGAACGCTCTGGCATACATGTTATCAGGGAAACAGCTAATAATACTAACATTACTACAAAGCATAATACTGACCTGATAGTGGCTCCGGTGCACCTTGACCCTGCATTCCTACCCGGTGCCGGTGGACATACTATTATCACGCACCACCAGGCAGTGGGGGAACTGCTATCCGGTCTTACCTCTAATACCCGTATTGTGGAAATAACAGGGACCGGTGCCAAGACCAGTACTGCAACACTTCTGGCAGACATGGCATCGCGCAACCTGTCCGTGGTCTCCCATACCAGCCGGGGAATGGAACACTGGATGAAGGGCGTGCCGACAAAGGTGCATCACGGCCTGAGCATAACCCCGGGCAGTATCCTTGAGGCACTGGAACATAGCACCGGTATTCAAGCCGACCTGTACATCTTTGAAGTATCACTCGGAGGTACAGGAATGGCGGATATAGGCATCATCACCAGCCTTGATAACGAGTACACCATAGCAAAGGGCCGCAGTACGTCCACTGCAGCAAAACTGCAGATGGTCAATAAGGCAAAGCCGGGCAGCACCCTGCTTGTGAATGCCTCAGCAGGTCACTTAACCCCCCCTGAGAACGTGGATATCATTACCTTCAGTGATACTACGGATGCAGATGTGTACCTGGAGCGTTCCCCCGGGGGCATCTGGACCGTACATTCAAATCGCGGCGGAACCATCAGGTTTACCCCGAATTCCGGTTATGATGCGGGTGCCTATTCTACTGCTATTGTATGTGCAGTTGCCGCCGCCAGGCTCCTGCACGTGGAGGATGCAAAGATAGAATCCGCGCTGATGGATTTTGCAGGAGTGCACGGCAGGATGCGGGTCGTGGAATGGGCAGGCCGCAGGATGGTGGATAACTCCAATTCAGGTATGACCATCAGGTCGGTTCGGCAAGCCCTGGATTATT
Coding sequences:
- the cfbE gene encoding coenzyme F430 synthase; this translates as MLFDDKDVTVLDLTHGGIPLAQHIAKYAHSVTAVDVYGTTDEGVLAGLERSGIHVIRETANNTNITTKHNTDLIVAPVHLDPAFLPGAGGHTIITHHQAVGELLSGLTSNTRIVEITGTGAKTSTATLLADMASRNLSVVSHTSRGMEHWMKGVPTKVHHGLSITPGSILEALEHSTGIQADLYIFEVSLGGTGMADIGIITSLDNEYTIAKGRSTSTAAKLQMVNKAKPGSTLLVNASAGHLTPPENVDIITFSDTTDADVYLERSPGGIWTVHSNRGGTIRFTPNSGYDAGAYSTAIVCAVAAARLLHVEDAKIESALMDFAGVHGRMRVVEWAGRRMVDNSNSGMTIRSVRQALDYSNGLVSSHDRKVLILGEEAKQVCEGLDPTDAAHFIDNRGNELDTIILVGERMRNIQGGNVRTAASLESAIEMAESLTSENDIIISCIKCFR
- the cfbA gene encoding sirohydrochlorin nickelochelatase, with product MTEKIGILALGHGSKLPHNKEVVTGVANLIAEKYENAVVRVGFMNMNGPTMDEGLKAFEGTGVSTIVAVPIFLAHGVHTTEDIPQILGISREDRKTTIQLNGNDITLVYAEPLGADPLIAELAYKRALEALD